A genomic stretch from Gemmatimonadota bacterium includes:
- a CDS encoding UDP-N-acetylmuramoyl-L-alanyl-D-glutamate--2,6-diaminopimelate ligase — MRLRELLSDVPNVVRMRGNNPDIGGIATHSGRVKEGDVFVALSGDGSIPDRHPFIFQAVQAGARAVVAERDVDVGDKAFIQTTNTHRALAHIAHRFYNRPSEQLKMIGVTGTNGKTSTVYLIRAVLEMAGLAPGLIGTIEHDLGTTREISHNSTPQAHDLHRMFRVMVDAGCRSAAMEVTSHGLAQNRVLGIDYEVAVFTNLTRDHLDYHNTPDAYLAAKARLFDNLKPDAYAVVNTDDAASKILIKKCSAHLLNYGRAEDATVRILEGSTSQDGTRLCLQTPHGQMDLKLALRGDFQLYNATAAVTAGLALEIEPDIIADALRDIRIPGRFEGIDCGQNFGVFVDYAHAPDGLKNVLQTARAFARGQLICVFGCGGDRDKGKRPVMGGLSARLADLSVVTSDNPRTEDPDAIIADILPGLGDAPHIVESNRRRAIEKAIAKAQAGDLVLIAGKGHENYQEINGIKTPFDDREVAREILKCKVG; from the coding sequence ATGCGTCTGCGAGAACTGCTATCCGACGTGCCAAATGTCGTGAGGATGCGTGGAAATAATCCCGATATCGGGGGTATTGCAACCCATTCGGGGCGCGTCAAAGAAGGCGATGTATTTGTCGCACTCAGTGGCGATGGCAGCATTCCAGATCGACATCCATTTATTTTTCAGGCGGTTCAGGCCGGTGCTCGAGCCGTTGTTGCCGAACGCGATGTCGATGTAGGGGATAAGGCTTTTATTCAAACGACCAACACGCATCGTGCACTTGCACATATTGCCCATCGTTTTTACAACAGACCGAGCGAACAGTTGAAAATGATCGGTGTTACGGGCACCAATGGCAAAACATCGACCGTTTATCTTATCCGCGCGGTGCTCGAAATGGCTGGTCTCGCACCGGGTTTGATTGGAACCATTGAACACGACCTCGGCACAACACGCGAAATATCGCACAATTCTACACCACAGGCACACGACTTACACCGCATGTTTCGCGTAATGGTCGATGCAGGATGCCGGTCAGCCGCGATGGAAGTGACCTCACACGGACTGGCGCAAAACCGCGTGTTGGGCATTGATTATGAAGTCGCGGTATTTACTAACCTGACGCGCGATCATCTGGATTATCACAATACGCCTGACGCCTATTTGGCCGCCAAGGCACGGCTCTTTGACAATCTCAAACCAGATGCTTATGCAGTCGTCAATACAGACGATGCGGCATCAAAAATATTGATAAAAAAATGTTCGGCACACTTGTTGAACTATGGCCGCGCAGAAGATGCGACAGTGCGCATTTTAGAGGGTAGCACTTCGCAGGACGGTACGCGGCTTTGCTTGCAAACGCCGCACGGACAGATGGACCTGAAACTGGCACTTCGGGGCGATTTTCAGTTGTATAATGCCACTGCGGCTGTCACTGCTGGCCTCGCATTGGAGATCGAACCTGATATCATCGCAGATGCTTTGCGCGACATTCGGATTCCAGGTCGTTTTGAAGGCATTGATTGCGGGCAAAATTTTGGGGTATTTGTCGATTATGCACACGCGCCAGATGGACTAAAAAATGTGCTACAAACCGCGCGCGCATTTGCCCGAGGGCAACTGATTTGCGTATTTGGATGCGGCGGGGACCGCGACAAGGGCAAGCGGCCTGTGATGGGCGGCCTATCTGCACGGTTGGCCGATCTGTCTGTAGTGACATCAGACAATCCTCGCACCGAAGACCCCGATGCCATCATTGCCGATATTTTGCCCGGTCTGGGGGATGCCCCGCACATCGTTGAATCCAATCGCCGACGGGCAATAGAAAAGGCCATTGCAAAAGCGCAAGCGGGCGACCTCGTGCTCATTGCGGGCAAAGGACATGAAAATTATCAGGAAATCAATGGGATTAAAACCCCTTTTGACGATCGGGAAGTTGCACGGGAAATACTCAAGTGCAAAGTGGGGTGA
- a CDS encoding PASTA domain-containing protein — MNNRLRIIAFFGMGFALLLAFRLVSLQVWSVETYADQARSQHVKKRVLLAERGRIFDRRGRVLATSLESQSFFLNQISDRDSLRALAVRFSQQSGHDEASLLEKVDRSRSFVWLARQVIDAPTGLPEGIGRIVEMRRNYPMGALAGQVLGYTDTDGQGIEGIERAFDPILRGEPGELSARVDARGQMLSTLGAVRQMPKNGDDITLTIDADYQAIAEEELLKGMQKFNAKSGIAIVMEPHTGEILALANAPFYDPNDFSKSELWIRRNRAATDQFEPGSTFKVVAFAAALEAGLVEPEDKIFCENGRMRIAGGKILRDSHPEGWLTVREVMEESSNIGTAKIARKVKKGPLYRQMRLFGFGAKTGADLPGEVGGQLRHPDKWSARSLETLSIGQEIAVTALQVAAAYSAIANGGRLMKPRIFLRASRKDSTTDEGSPRPIRRVISLETARTLTSFLEGVVSHGTGKNARISGYRVAGKTGTAQQVKEGQPGYDPNRYVPSFVGFLPVERPELLCLVAIDSPKRIHWASLVAAPVFSSIIKRILSLRQTPLRHSAPLIEEQPPPPPRADIHLVGLSRKAATDALKRLGMTYQIASEGDRVVGQHIDIEENNVSLFLASAPITIPDHRTETKGSESLYMPDVRGAPVRQAVAQLTQLGFQIKISGSGRVIAQSPEPGVAVKPGTVCTVECKRES, encoded by the coding sequence ATGAATAACCGCTTAAGAATAATCGCGTTTTTCGGTATGGGATTCGCACTACTTTTGGCGTTTCGGTTGGTTTCTCTACAAGTCTGGTCGGTAGAGACGTACGCAGACCAGGCGCGCAGTCAGCATGTCAAGAAGCGGGTTTTACTGGCAGAAAGAGGACGCATTTTTGACCGACGCGGTCGGGTGCTGGCGACAAGTCTCGAATCCCAATCGTTCTTTCTCAATCAAATATCCGATAGAGACAGTCTGCGTGCGCTCGCCGTTCGGTTTTCTCAACAATCCGGACATGATGAGGCATCTCTCCTTGAAAAGGTAGATCGCTCGCGCTCCTTCGTATGGCTGGCTCGTCAGGTCATCGATGCACCGACCGGATTGCCAGAGGGGATCGGGCGCATTGTCGAGATGAGGCGCAATTATCCCATGGGTGCTCTGGCGGGTCAGGTATTGGGATATACCGATACCGATGGACAGGGAATCGAAGGGATTGAACGCGCTTTTGATCCAATCTTGAGAGGCGAACCAGGGGAGTTATCCGCGCGCGTTGATGCGCGAGGACAAATGCTCAGCACACTCGGCGCAGTTCGGCAGATGCCTAAAAATGGCGATGACATCACGCTTACCATCGATGCCGATTATCAGGCTATTGCAGAAGAAGAGTTGCTAAAAGGCATGCAGAAATTCAATGCCAAAAGCGGCATTGCCATTGTGATGGAACCCCATACGGGCGAAATTTTAGCACTGGCAAACGCGCCCTTTTACGATCCAAATGATTTTTCAAAATCAGAACTCTGGATACGGCGCAATCGGGCGGCGACCGATCAGTTCGAGCCGGGTTCGACCTTTAAGGTTGTGGCATTTGCCGCCGCGCTCGAAGCCGGTTTGGTCGAGCCAGAAGATAAAATCTTCTGTGAAAATGGCAGAATGCGTATTGCTGGCGGCAAAATACTTCGAGACTCACATCCCGAAGGCTGGCTGACCGTGCGAGAGGTGATGGAAGAATCGAGCAATATTGGCACGGCTAAAATTGCACGTAAAGTGAAAAAAGGTCCCTTGTATCGCCAGATGCGCTTGTTTGGCTTTGGTGCCAAAACAGGGGCGGATTTGCCGGGCGAAGTCGGCGGTCAACTTCGCCATCCAGATAAATGGTCGGCACGATCATTGGAAACCCTTTCCATTGGGCAAGAGATCGCCGTGACAGCCCTTCAGGTCGCCGCTGCTTATAGCGCGATTGCCAATGGGGGACGCTTAATGAAGCCGCGTATTTTTTTAAGAGCTTCTCGCAAAGATTCCACAACGGATGAAGGATCGCCCAGACCCATTCGACGGGTAATATCGCTCGAAACAGCGCGCACTCTTACCAGTTTCCTCGAAGGCGTTGTCAGTCACGGCACCGGTAAAAATGCGCGCATATCCGGATATCGGGTCGCGGGAAAAACAGGGACAGCGCAACAAGTGAAAGAGGGACAACCCGGATACGATCCCAATCGCTATGTTCCGTCTTTTGTGGGTTTTTTGCCCGTTGAACGCCCCGAACTACTGTGCCTGGTAGCCATAGATAGTCCCAAAAGGATCCATTGGGCAAGTCTGGTTGCTGCACCCGTTTTTAGTAGCATTATAAAGCGAATTTTAAGCCTGCGGCAAACCCCTCTGCGCCATAGCGCGCCCCTGATTGAAGAACAGCCACCTCCGCCTCCTCGCGCCGACATTCATCTGGTGGGCCTTTCGCGAAAAGCTGCAACAGATGCTCTGAAACGTCTGGGAATGACCTATCAAATTGCGAGCGAAGGAGACCGCGTTGTTGGACAGCATATCGACATTGAGGAAAATAATGTCTCGTTGTTTTTGGCTTCCGCGCCAATCACCATCCCCGATCACCGCACAGAGACCAAAGGTTCTGAATCGCTTTACATGCCCGATGTGCGCGGAGCACCCGTGCGGCAGGCGGTTGCCCAATTGACACAGTTGGGGTTCCAGATCAAAATTTCGGGTAGTGGACGAGTAATCGCACAATCGCCCGAACCGGGTGTAGCCGTAAAACCGGGAACAGTATGCACGGTCGAATGCAAACGAGAAAGTTGA
- the rsmH gene encoding 16S rRNA (cytosine(1402)-N(4))-methyltransferase RsmH, whose product MHHKAPDYHVPILGPDVSKYLITDPNGIYVDATLGGGGHAEIMLNQLGPDGKLIGIDRDPKAIEVAAKRLTPFKDRVYTVQAPFWNLRHILAEHALETITGILFDLGISSHQIDNADRGFSFQQRGVLDMRMGPDAKCTAHEVVNSYSQENLTRVIKTYGEERAAARIARAICENRPLNYTDDLADVIVRHSYGPRKQKTLARVFQALRIEVNDELTHLEDALQTAIDLLKPGGRIGVLSYHSLEHRAVKRVFELGTRDCIGPVDLPLCACDRLPVLTLPRKRAIRPNRAEIAKNPRARSATLRMAQRLDVSAQPWLCHQGLLS is encoded by the coding sequence ATGCACCACAAGGCTCCAGACTATCACGTTCCAATCTTGGGGCCAGATGTGTCAAAATATCTCATAACCGATCCCAATGGAATTTATGTCGATGCCACCTTGGGAGGGGGCGGACACGCTGAAATTATGCTGAACCAACTGGGACCTGATGGCAAATTGATCGGCATTGACCGCGATCCCAAAGCTATCGAAGTCGCGGCAAAACGCCTGACTCCATTCAAAGATCGCGTTTATACAGTGCAAGCACCGTTTTGGAATCTCCGACACATTCTGGCCGAACATGCCCTTGAGACAATTACAGGCATTTTATTTGATCTGGGGATCTCATCTCACCAGATTGACAATGCCGACCGGGGGTTCAGCTTTCAACAACGCGGTGTGCTTGATATGCGTATGGGACCCGATGCAAAATGCACTGCCCACGAGGTGGTCAATTCATATTCGCAGGAAAATCTGACCCGCGTCATTAAAACTTATGGTGAAGAACGCGCTGCTGCCCGCATTGCCCGGGCAATTTGTGAAAACAGACCTCTTAATTATACAGACGACCTGGCCGATGTAATTGTGCGGCACAGTTATGGTCCTCGAAAACAAAAGACGCTTGCGCGGGTATTTCAGGCACTTCGCATTGAAGTGAACGACGAATTGACACACCTTGAAGACGCACTTCAAACAGCTATTGATCTGCTCAAACCCGGTGGGCGCATTGGTGTTTTGTCTTACCATTCGCTGGAACACCGCGCTGTCAAACGGGTTTTTGAACTGGGCACGCGCGATTGTATCGGACCTGTGGATCTGCCTTTATGCGCGTGTGATCGCCTGCCTGTATTGACCTTACCGAGAAAGCGAGCCATTCGACCAAATCGGGCGGAAATCGCCAAAAATCCACGGGCACGTAGCGCAACACTTCGCATGGCGCAACGCCTTGATGTTTCCGCTCAGCCCTGGTTATGCCATCAAGGACTACTGTCGTGA
- a CDS encoding division/cell wall cluster transcriptional repressor MraZ yields MSDNCPEFYGDFENIPIDTKGRLIVPAAFRNALPNGVSSIIVTQWFDGCLAAFDPDGWRRIIDQLRNMGHSQVQSRQLVRAMAGRASEVKLDRQGRALIPRKRLDSVGITDRATLAGAVDCIEIWDPDKYNEAQNAVNMEEIAEGLER; encoded by the coding sequence ATGTCCGATAACTGTCCAGAGTTTTATGGCGACTTTGAAAATATCCCCATCGATACCAAGGGTCGCTTAATTGTCCCAGCAGCGTTTCGGAACGCACTGCCCAATGGCGTAAGTTCAATTATTGTCACGCAGTGGTTTGATGGCTGTTTGGCCGCGTTTGACCCCGATGGATGGCGGCGGATCATTGATCAACTCCGCAACATGGGACACTCGCAAGTTCAGTCAAGACAATTAGTTAGAGCAATGGCGGGGCGTGCATCTGAAGTAAAACTCGACCGCCAAGGGCGTGCATTGATCCCCCGAAAACGTCTGGATTCGGTCGGTATTACAGATCGGGCAACGCTGGCAGGCGCCGTTGATTGTATTGAAATTTGGGATCCGGATAAGTATAACGAAGCTCAAAATGCCGTCAATATGGAAGAGATAGCAGAAGGTTTAGAACGGTAG
- the rseP gene encoding RIP metalloprotease RseP, which produces MIETRFPVIVDLLYFLFVLGVLVFVHELGHFLVAKKSGIRVETFSLGFPPKAIGVKIGETEYCLSWLPLGGYVKMAGMEDFGHEERKGKPWEVQAKPRWIQMAVLIAGPAMNFFLGFLLLLTLYMSAGEYAFLDDSRVGEVKTDSPLYTAGLRPGDRILTVGNTAVNDWEEMVDAFLLQTGDVVPVEIERISAYRSDMTERMMISVELTSLPREDLGLGYYMTTEVGAIMPGMPAAEIGLQPGDVITSVNDVPVTMWWEMSREISAQPGVEISLTWQRNGEEMTAQIIPASQTFNGETVGRIGIDSASKRNPISFFKAVRRSASETINLSTAIFGFVKRLIIGQESSRALAGPVGIFQMVGQSAELGFSSLLWFMALLSINLGVLNLLPIPMLDGGHLTILAIEGIIRRDLSARHKAWLQQAGFAFLLFLIIYVTFNDIGRISGWFGN; this is translated from the coding sequence ATCATAGAAACGAGGTTTCCCGTGATCGTCGATCTTCTCTACTTCCTTTTTGTCTTAGGCGTGCTGGTTTTTGTTCACGAACTCGGGCATTTTTTAGTCGCTAAAAAATCGGGCATCCGGGTTGAAACCTTTTCACTTGGCTTTCCACCCAAAGCGATAGGCGTGAAAATTGGCGAGACCGAATACTGCCTTTCGTGGTTGCCATTGGGCGGCTATGTGAAGATGGCCGGCATGGAAGATTTTGGTCACGAAGAGCGCAAGGGTAAGCCATGGGAAGTTCAGGCGAAGCCGCGCTGGATACAAATGGCGGTGCTCATCGCTGGTCCAGCAATGAACTTTTTTCTTGGCTTTTTGCTATTGCTCACTCTGTATATGTCGGCGGGCGAATACGCATTTTTGGACGATTCGCGCGTGGGTGAAGTTAAGACAGACTCGCCCTTGTATACGGCTGGGCTAAGGCCAGGAGACCGCATTTTGACCGTTGGAAATACAGCGGTAAATGACTGGGAAGAAATGGTAGATGCGTTTCTCCTTCAGACCGGTGACGTGGTGCCCGTTGAAATTGAACGAATATCCGCCTACCGATCAGACATGACCGAGCGAATGATGATCTCTGTCGAGTTGACCTCGCTTCCCCGCGAAGATCTGGGACTGGGATATTATATGACCACAGAGGTCGGAGCCATAATGCCCGGAATGCCAGCCGCAGAAATTGGACTGCAACCGGGCGATGTAATTACATCGGTCAATGATGTCCCCGTCACGATGTGGTGGGAGATGAGCCGCGAGATATCTGCGCAACCAGGTGTGGAAATCTCATTGACCTGGCAGCGCAATGGCGAAGAGATGACGGCGCAGATTATTCCCGCTTCTCAAACTTTTAATGGCGAGACCGTAGGGCGCATTGGCATTGACTCGGCTTCCAAACGCAACCCCATTTCCTTTTTTAAGGCCGTGCGCCGCAGCGCATCAGAAACCATCAATTTGTCAACAGCTATTTTTGGATTTGTCAAACGCCTGATCATAGGACAAGAATCCAGCAGAGCTCTGGCCGGACCTGTGGGGATTTTCCAGATGGTGGGACAAAGTGCTGAGCTCGGTTTTTCTTCTCTACTGTGGTTTATGGCTCTGCTCAGTATTAACCTGGGCGTACTCAACTTGCTACCCATTCCCATGCTCGATGGCGGCCATCTCACCATTCTTGCGATTGAAGGCATTATCCGCCGAGATTTATCTGCGCGACACAAAGCCTGGCTCCAACAAGCTGGATTTGCATTTTTACTCTTCCTGATTATTTACGTAACCTTCAACGATATCGGACGCATTTCCGGATGGTTTGGAAACTAA